One window of the Runella slithyformis DSM 19594 genome contains the following:
- a CDS encoding tyrosine-type recombinase/integrase codes for MAALLLFTALAVISILVTAKSRTADAGVQWAVKEAAKRAGIIKEVHVHTLRHTCATHLLEDGMDIISVKNFLWHENIETTIRTADAAISTCGSVADQTRF; via the coding sequence TTGGCGGCGTTGCTATTGTTTACCGCGCTGGCGGTGATTTCGATTCTCGTTACAGCCAAAAGTCGGACCGCCGATGCGGGTGTACAGTGGGCAGTAAAAGAGGCGGCCAAAAGAGCAGGTATTATCAAGGAGGTCCACGTGCATACGCTCAGACACACCTGCGCCACTCATTTGTTGGAGGACGGCATGGATATAATCAGTGTCAAAAACTTTCTGTGGCATGAGAACATTGAGACCACTATTCGGACCGCCGATGCGGCTATATCTACATGTGGCTCAGTTGCAGACCAAACCCGTTTTTAG
- a CDS encoding Crp/Fnr family transcriptional regulator: MDKVALTDFIKSNIVNIPIDEQSLQIIAEQFEERTFKKDEYLLKEGKVSGYFFLSEGFLRVFTFDTDGNEVTTYFYSQNKIVFDAASFFLKRPSTENIQAMTECKVYVTNFEKLNQLFHSVAAFREFGRQIIVQEFVAYKQRTLAMINQSAEKRYLKLIETNKDVFQFAHLSHIASYLGISERTLNRIRQNFTKK; the protein is encoded by the coding sequence ATGGACAAAGTAGCACTAACAGATTTCATAAAATCAAACATTGTCAATATTCCTATTGACGAACAATCATTACAAATAATTGCTGAACAATTTGAAGAAAGGACATTTAAGAAGGATGAGTATCTGCTAAAAGAAGGAAAAGTAAGTGGTTACTTTTTTCTTTCAGAGGGCTTTTTAAGAGTATTTACCTTTGATACTGACGGGAATGAAGTAACAACCTATTTTTATTCGCAAAATAAAATCGTTTTTGACGCTGCTTCATTTTTCCTAAAACGACCTTCTACCGAGAACATACAGGCTATGACAGAATGCAAAGTATATGTAACCAACTTTGAAAAATTAAATCAACTTTTTCATTCCGTAGCAGCATTCAGAGAGTTTGGCAGACAAATAATCGTTCAGGAATTTGTAGCATACAAACAACGAACATTGGCAATGATAAACCAAAGTGCAGAAAAACGATACTTAAAACTAATTGAAACCAATAAAGATGTTTTTCAGTTTGCACATCTCAGTCATATTGCGTCTTATCTTGGAATTAGTGAGAGAACGTTAAACAGAATTCGTCAGAATTTTACAAAAAAATAG